The proteins below are encoded in one region of Eulemur rufifrons isolate Redbay chromosome 2, OSU_ERuf_1, whole genome shotgun sequence:
- the LOC138393612 gene encoding angiogenin isoform X5, which yields MVMGLGPLLLVFMLGLGLTPLNLAQDDSRYKHFLTQHHDAKPRGRNDRYCESMMERRGLTSPCKDTNTFIHGNKSNIKAICGDKNGSPHGENLRMSKSPFQITTCRHVGGSPRPPCRYRATPGFRHIVVACESGLPVHFDESFLRL from the coding sequence ATGGTGATGGGCCTGGGCCCCTTGTTGTTGGTCTTCATGCTGGGTCTTGGTCTGACCCCACTGAACCTGGCTCAGGATGACTCCAGGTACAAACACTTCCTGACCCAGCACCATGATGCCAAACCAAGGGGCCGGAATGACAGATACTGTGAAAGCATGATGGAGAGACGAGGCCTGACCTCACCCTGCAAAGACACCAACACCTTTATTCATGGCAACAAGAGTAACATCAAGGCCATCTGTGGAGATAAGAATGGAAGCCCTCACGGAGAAAATTTAAGAATGAGCAAGTCTCCTTTCCAGATCACCACTTGCAGACACGTAGGAGGGTCCCCCCGGCCTCCATGCCGGTACCGAGCCACCCCAGGGTTCAGACACATTGTCGTTGCCTGTGAAAGTGGCTTACCTGTCCACTTTGATGAGTCCTTCCTCCGTCTGTGA